The following proteins are co-located in the Phyllostomus discolor isolate MPI-MPIP mPhyDis1 chromosome 1, mPhyDis1.pri.v3, whole genome shotgun sequence genome:
- the PLEK2 gene encoding pleckstrin-2, with amino-acid sequence MEDGVLKEGFLVKRGHIVHNWKVRWFVLRQNTLLYYKLEGGRKVTPPKGQILLDGCTITCPCLEYENRPFLIKLRTRTSTEYFLEACSREDRDAWAFEITGAIHAGQPGKVQQLHMQRNSFKLPPHISLHRIVDKMHDSNSGIRPSPNMEQGSTYKKTFIGSSLVDWLISNSFAANRLEAVTLASVLMEENFLRPVGARSTGAIRSGDLAEQFLDDSTALYTFAESYKEKTGPKEEMNLSTMELSGTVIKQGYLAKQGHKRKNWKVRRFVLRKEPAFLHYYDPSKEENRPVGGFSLRGSLVSALEDNGVPTGVKGNVQGNLFKIITKDDIHYYIQASSKAERAEWIQAIKKLT; translated from the exons ATGGAGGACGGTGTGCTCAAGGAAGGCTTCCTCGTCAAGAGG GGTCACATCGTCCACAACTGGAAGGTGCGATGGTTCGTCCTTCGGCAGAACACGCTGCTGTACTACAAGCTCGAGGGGGGTCGGAAGGTGACCCCTCCCAAGGGCCAGATCCTCCTGGATGGCTGCACCATCACCTGCCCCTGCCTGGAGTACGAAAACCGACCC TTCCTCATTAAGCTGAGGACGAGGACGTCCACAGAATACTTCCTGGAGGCCTGTTCTCGGGAAGACAGAGACGCCTGGGCCTTTGAGATCACAGGGGCTATTCACGCTGGGCAGCCGGGGAAGGTGCAGCAACTCCACATGCAGAGGAACTCCTTCAAGCTGCCCCCTCACATCAGCCTGCA TCGCATCGTGGACAAGATGCATGACAGCAACAGTGGAATCCGGCCAAGCCCCAACATGGAGCAGGGGAGCACCTACAAAAAGACCTTCATAG GCTCCTCCCTGGTGGACTGGCTCATCTCCAACAGCTTTGCAGCCAACCGCCTGGAGGCCGTGACCCTGGCCTCCGTGCTCATGGAGGAGAACTTCCTTAGGCCAGTGGGCGCCCGAAGCACGGGAGCCATTCGCTCTGGGGATCTGGCCGAGCAGTTCCTGGATGACTCCACGGCTCTGTACACGTTC GCCGAGAGCTACAAGGAGAAGACAGGtcccaaagaagaaatgaatCTCAGCACCATGGAGTTAAGTGGCACGGTGATAAAACAAGGCTATCTGGCCAAGCAG GGCCACAAGAGGAAGAACTGGAAGGTGCGGCGCTTTGTTCTGAGGAAGGAGCCGGCTTTCCTGCATTACTACGACCCTTCCAAA GAAGAGAACCGGCCAGTGGGCGGGTTTTCTCTTCGTGGTTCACTCGTGTCTGCTCTGGAGGATAACGGCGTTCCCACTG GTGTTAAAGGGAATGTCCAGGGAAATCTCTTCAAAATCATTACTAAAGACGACATACACTATTATATCCAGGCCAGCAGCAAGGCTGAGCGAGCTGAGTGGATTCAAGCTATCAAAAAGCTAACATGA